A segment of the Necator americanus strain Aroian chromosome IV, whole genome shotgun sequence genome:
TTGAGATCCTTAGCGTATGAACTTCGTCACTGTGATAGATGTGCAGCAATTGTTTCCCGATGTGGCCGAAGTGTTGGCCGTTTACCGTATACTTACCACGCGCGCTCCTTCATTCTCACACGCTGAGAAAATGGTTGAATATCTCCTTCATCCCAGCGTATtggacttcaattcagaattcttTCTGCTTGCCTTCTTTATGAATGTTGGTAATAGAGATCATGTTTTAATTCTATGTAACACATTGGCGTGCGGTTTTATTTTCGTCTGTAGGAATTTTTCTATGCGGAGCAATTCTCTGTCTAGTTTCTCGTGGTACCaagaatatttttgatttaagtGCCTCACTCTAGAAGCTTCCACTGATGATTTCGATGTTATCTCTTCATTGTTACCTTGTCGAGGTCTCAGGGCATTTTTTCCCAGATCTGAAGCATTTTAGTGTTGACTGAGCGAACACAACAATGCTTTGACATTATAGGCGTTTGATAAGAATTTCGGCTGTTGTACGATTCCTTGAGAATCGCATCGTGCTTGCTTAGGTAACTGTTCTCTAGGtcattttttcgttgttggctgtttacaattttcaaaaataaatcataaattttACATCATTCCCAAGTAGGCGATTTCGATGCTCTGAGAATGACGAGGAATCGGAATCTCTATCATAATTCATTGAAAGATTTTACTTCTCGGCGGTGTTTCTCATTTAATTAAGAAGCGGCCGCATTTTCGCTTGGTCTGTACAACTTTGTATCGGTCGCCATACTACAAGAAGATCTCGCTAAGTTTCTTTTATTGACATACATTGCTGTGAATTcgtttaaagggatcaccccacgaatctggcgtggcaTGGGTTTTCgctggagtatacctatatcgggtcgtagattatgaaggtGGTTCCGTGCatcttcctgcatcactgtaatcAGACGGCTTCTGAGTGCGGTTCCTTACTACGTCATTCATTCCATTCGAAAATCCATTGGGATCCCGGgataggcaattcatttcattcgacgaatcgcagagtCGCAGTATCTGTATTGGGGCGCGAAGGTGGCGCGGTGcagtagaggacgtcgtaaacAACCGCATTctgaagccgtctgtttacattTATGCGTGGAGAGACCATCGGAGCCagccctgtattcataatctacgacccgatataagtatgctccaacgaaaatccatagcaagccagattcgtggggtgatgcttttaagacAACATAGTACTTAATTGGCAATCTTCAAATCTCTCTTGGAAAAGATAGGGTTGAATATGTAGTATGGACGTTGTTACGCTCAGCCCCCACTCCCCCTCAGTTACTGAAAGGTACTGAAAAATACCGTGGGAAACGGCCTCAGTTCCCgctttcttgttctttcctTCCAACAAAGTACGTTAAAACACACCACGCAAGCGACAATCAATGATGCTTGCTCAGCGGCCTACTCAAGTGAAATGAAGTCAGTGGATATTCTgctaaggctgcccgcagagtttaGAGCCGCGGTATTTCGGCTCTGTGGtttgagcgcactgttgtgcacggtcaataaccaccaaaaccgtgGAGCTGCCAAACCGCGCGTCTGCGCGGCTCTGGACTCTGCGAGAGCCCCAAGGAAACAATCCACGTATACAAAGGTGGCGTTCTGATGTGCCTCGCAGGAAAGAACGACCAATAAAGCTGTATCCCAGCCCTTTTCAGGACGAATAGAAGGAATTTTGCTTGGTTATGATCTATCGTAATTATGATCCAGTAATCTACACTTTTAACCTTATCTTCTACTGGAGAGGTCccaacgtcaatttcgtgatatacgGCCATTAAAAGTTGCCTTCCGGGgaaatatcgaggcttggatTTCTCCTGGGACGTAGTTCACTAGTATCGCGATGAACCCCATGGGtacagagttttgcatcattatggagtattttggTGAcaaacagacaaacacacgCACATACGCACagacggactaagcgcgttatcaTATAGCATGATTAAGTTGTCTCCATATGAAACTTGCGTGTGATGTTTCTATTCGTGAAAGAGGTGGATGAATACTAAGGGAAGAAGAAAGTGATAAGAAGCTGGTCATATAGATGGGAAGTAGGTGCCTAACGACTTTTCGTACCTCCTGGAAGAAAAGTTcgtttgataagatttctagtcttattaaaggataaaggataaggtttctggcgataatcaatccgcttgggatgcgcccccaagttcacttcaattcagaatcgtttgaggtttacgaacgcgtaactgaccacacaatgacttgcggtggctgaCCGATGtttcaagttagtgtttttagcctccaagacaagtccggtaccaatttatcggtcccggagggataaaagacttggtgagcactggcgCAGAtacgaacctccgatcgatcgtgcaagaaaCGGAGcctctaaccactacactactCCGGCCTCCTTACGGTATTATCTAGACAGAATTCGCTCCACTCTCTCAATAAACCACCACACAAAATCATAGTAAACCGCGAAATACGCGAAATGTATTATTTAGTACATTGCTCTTCATTTGATTCAGTAATTCCGACACTATTAccattcatttgtttcattttcctttttaactGTGTAGTTCCACGAGTCTCTATAGCCAGGAGAGCGTGTGAAGtgtggaatttttcattcgaGGGTTGTAAGGGGAGGGAGTTGCAAGAGGAAGTAGGTGAAGGGAGCATAGCATGATGATTAGGACTAGTTATTACCTATATAGATGCTTGGTCGGCCCGTTTTCAGTGGACGTGCGGGGCTGCATGATTTTCCACCCGCGTCGTTCCCTCATTGCCATCTAacatgttttcaattttcgtgAGTAACGTGATAAGGTCCTTGAATTCTCAGATGGTCCATTCGTGTAGCGAACTCGTCACCCCATCTCCTTGGTGGAGTCAGTAAGCGTCGCGCAGTGGAAGCAGCTCTCGACCCATGCAAGGAGAAAGCCTTACCTCCGATAGCTGATCTGGGCTTCGCTCCCA
Coding sequences within it:
- a CDS encoding hypothetical protein (NECATOR_CHRIV.G15373.T1), with the translated sequence MNFVTVIDVQQLFPDVAEVLAVYRILTTRAPSFSHAEKMKRPHFRLVCTTLYRSPYYKKISLTSKTSPVPIYRSRRDKRLGEHWRRYEPPIDRARNGASNHYTTPASLRAVLNWSAKLSVA